The Dermacentor variabilis isolate Ectoservices unplaced genomic scaffold, ASM5094787v1 scaffold_12, whole genome shotgun sequence sequence TGGTACTCTCCCCAGAATGTAACGACGTGCGAGTGACTGTACAAAGGTGTTTCCGTGTTAAACTTGCACGTGGATTTAAGGTTTCAATTAAATACAATGTTAAGTTCGGCCTTGTATATATGATATACGCGACGTTGTGCAAATTCAAGGACTCACTCAATCGATAATTTACTCAATCGTGTCAACCACTCTCAGTCCCTGCATGCGTCAGCTTGACGGTGGTTCAGTGAGTATTATGTTGGATTCGAGCGGTTCCTACCACACTCCAATTAAAATTGCAGTGATGCCGAGAACTCGTGGGATTGGAGCCAGAGAAGGCCTGCCCGAGCCGAATGTTCAGCTGCTACCCGAGAAATCGGACAAGCCACAAGCCACGAGAAATCGGACAGCTTCGAGCTACTACTCCCAGCTCGAAGCTGAGAGCGCCTCCGAGCGCTCTGAGATGGAGCGCGGCGCTCTGAATGAACCAGTTGAATGTGCTCCGAGCGCTCGATATCAGCCAGCCCAAGCTAAAGCACGCCACCAGAGTGTTCTAGAATGCTCCAGAGCAACCAGTGAAATGCGCCATTAGTGATAAGTCGAAAAGCCGTTCGGCCTTTAGTCGAAAGCGTCGAACTACGTCAAGTGATCCGTCCACTGACCCCTGGTGCTAGCGAGGTATCCCTCCTCGGGTACTAGACAGCACTCGTTATTTATGGCCCCGTCTCATGAGCAGTGCTACCATATAGAAAGCAGCGAGCGGCTCGCTGCTTCATACAGACATGCCCGTAAATTTTGGTCCCGTGTGACTTGTGACGCAAACAGGTAAGGCCCGCAGCATTATCTGGCACGCGTTTTCCTGCGCCAGACATTACTGTGGGTTCTGCGCCATAACTGCCTCGTTTGCGTGCGGCCCGTGCCTGCGGAACTTCAGCGATTTCGAACAATTGTTAGATTCTGAGGCAATTGAAGTAGCTAGCTGAAAATTTGCACAGATATGGTGCATACTGTAGACAGTCTCATTTTCTATGCCCTCAGGTAAATAGAAAGCGCACAAATAATGACTAATTTTGTCATAAGTGCCCAGCGAGCCCTTTGCATAAAATACGTGTTTGGAATTTTCAAACGTTCGCTGTAGTCTGAGCCCTGTGGGTGGCGTACTGAACCTTTGCAGAGACATTTAGTGTGTCATATGGACAGATTCAATATTCTTTGAGAAGTGCGCTCAGTTTATTGAAACGAAAATTAATTATTATTGAATTTATTTTAAGCGCTCGGCGAGCAAAATATGTTAGGGGTTTGAAAACGATCGCTGCGGGACAGAACAATGTAAGCATCCGGCTGAAAACTCGCACACATTTACCTAAATCCCTGTAGGTTCTCATGTAAGCCTTTAAAGTTGTCTCGTAGCGATAGGAGCAACTAATGGCACATATCACAGAGAAGTATGCGATGGCGTGCCTCGTAGTGGGCACGGCGCTGGACGTgggggcaaggggggggggggggcagcatgaCGCCAGCTGCTATGAATAGAACGGCGCAAAGTGTTCGAGCGACGGTGCCGCGCCGCGAAGTGACATATGACGCCAGGGGCTCAAAGAGGTGTGCACCGCATGTAGCGCAGAACGTTGGCGGTATCTATATGACGTCGTCATAGGCGCGTCACGCTGTGGATGCAACCAAGCGCACAAGGAAGCGGAACGCCAGGGAGGCGCAAGAACAAAGACTGGATAACTGTAGAAGTGAAAAACTTGCACAGAATCTAGTTAGTTCTAGCGCAGGAAAAACGACCACACACACAGAAAGGCACACAAGACAAAGCGCTTTGTGTTGTCTTATGTGCCTTTCCGTGCGTCCGGTCGGTCTGCCTGTGCTACAACGAAGTAGAAAGTACCACATATGCCAAGAAGCCCGTATAGCTATACCCTCATGATGCGGAATCTTTGCGTATGACAGGCACGAAATAGGCGCAAGATTTACGCAGCAATAAGCAATGCGTCAGCAGTATCTCTTGTAGCGCAAAGTGGTGACCCAGTATTTCATGCGTTTTCTGAGAAAGTCGTGTTTttctttcgcgtttttttttaaatcgccgCTCGCGATAACACTGGCTTTTGTGTACTTCGGCACTACGCTGTATTGCCCAACAAGGAGGAACTACATGCACCTTTGCGCAtgcgttttgtttttgcttcactGCCAAGAACTTTTTATGATAGGCATTTGCTCAAACCTTTTACTTCAGCCACGTCGAGCAGGTCGCTTATTCCGCCGAAGCCCTAACTACAATGCTCGAACAGTGCGTCATGAGTGAACAAGACGCGTGTACAGAATGGGGTGCTGTGACAGACATACACAACTCATAGCACACTTCGCGGCATGCAGATATTACGTATTCATCATTGTCGCTCTGATTATACGCATCGAATTGGTTGTTTGTTACGCACGTTTCCACCGTCGCCTTAAAACCTCGAGCTTTGCTTCGTGTGACAgcctaatactttgctatcgctgtcaacgTTTTGCCTATTGGGCGAAACTGCGTTTTTTTTAGCTATACCGTAATCCTTTACGGGCTAATCATGCCCGAGTGTTGCAGCGCTATGTAATTGCAGCTGCTTACAGATCACCCATGTCCGGCGCCTGCCTAACATGCCCTATGCTGGCGAATTTCCTAATCTCAGCACCCCATATGATCCTCCACCAGCTACGTTTTCTTCCTTCCGGTATTGGCTCTTCTACTCTAAGGGCCACCGTTTCGTTCATATACGAATTACGTGTCTTGCCCTTCCTTGACTTCCTGTTagcctatatttatttatttatttatttatttatttatttatttatttagcgatACTGCAATCCCAGGAAGGGATTTTCGCAGGGTGGGCGTGCAGGTACAAACACTGgtcaaatatttacaaaagaagcaagaaaaaaacatatCATTTTCATTTCCACTGATTGTTGTGCTGTTCCCAATTTCCATTCATGCTTTTCGCTAGTAGGCTTCGAGCCATACGTGAGCATTGGCAGAGTACATTGATTACATACTTTGGAGGTTATTGGTGAGCTGCTACTCATCACGTGAGGATATCTGCCAAATGTAATAAAACATACGGCTCACCGGCAATTGCGACTTACCGATAACGTCGCGGATGTGATGCGCTAATGATTTCATCGGCCAGCGCAGCTTCTTGGGAAGTCACCTCgcattggctctgaaaaagaggAAAAGCAAATCAGCGCGCTCGTGAAAATCTAGCAGCCTAAGCTGACCTTCAGCCGAAGTACGTAGAGCGGATTGGTACGTAGTACGTAGAACAGATCTGCTTTAACATTGCAGGTCAGCACGATAGCAGGTTACCCACTATACACGCAATACTCAATCAGGGCTGTATTCCGTGATTTAAACGTACAGTGGCTCATAACATATGCGGTATGCAAATGACGAGACTTGGACATTCAATGCCAGTGTGTGTCCAGCAACTTGCAATGCCTTGATGTGGCAGCCGACATAACGGGTGTAGGAAATTGTATGTTTGTCCTTACATTTCGAATAACGAAACAACAGACAAATTGTGCAAAACGAGAAGTTTACTTCAATAAATTGTGCACCACGCATAGTGTTCGGTATACTGTACGTAGAATACGATGCTTTCGTGCTCATTAGGAGCCACGCAACTTCTGTCGAAAACGGAGTCACGGGTGCTTTATTGGACAGAACGCACACTTTCTTCAGTCATGCTACGACACAAATCTGAGTAGATGAATGGCTTGTAGGTGCGGCTGCGGCTACAGCTTCGCTAGCACATCGGCATCGTTGGCAGCAAAGGACACTCAAGGAGTACGTATAGTATTCGAAGGAAAATTTTTCAGTGCCCTAATCTTAGCATTTCTCTTTAAATTTTAGTTTCGTCATAATCAATAAACGAGCTCCCTGCGCAGAAGACCCGTTAGCACGACAAGGTTGATGCTTTTAGAGGTTCACGTGGATGATTCGTTCGAAAGATATCAAAGACGGCACATGGAGTTCGAAGCAACATGGGAAAACGTGTAGGCACTACTGTTTTTCCGACTAGTCAGGGGTAGGAACTAGCAGATACCTTTACAGTAATGACAGTTCAACAGTTGTCATTTCTTCTCCCTATAATAGAAGAACTAGAGAAGTTGTGACGTACCTTCATTAAGCGCGGCAGGGGGTTACATTATAGCGGATTGCTCATTCCCATATTATTAAGGCCATTTCATCGTTTAAACCTCCACAGCACGGCTTCTGCGCGACGTAATTCAACAAGACTCAGCTAGTgtctcttttttgtcttttttcatCAGTTACTTCCTCGTAGCTTCGGATTAGGGAGTTTGCAAAGACTGCAGTCCACCTTTTATCACACAAACTCCTTGTCAAACTCCTTTGGCACGAGTCTTTCGCATTGTCTTTCGCACGGACACTCCTTTAGACGAAGGCGTCGACGCTGGGCGACACATAACCGAGGAGTGTTTGCTTCTTCGTAGTGCTTCCTTGCGGAAAGGAAGAATCCGATCTCCTTTACGAGCCTAAACGGTTAAAGAGACGCTACAGAGAAAAATATCACACTTGGCACTAAAGTGAACTAAGAATTTcgcataattgatcttagttaacTAACTAATTAAGCGGTATATAAGAAATAATCCAAGgaacgccacatgacggcaaaccatatgtcctTGGTTTCGTTCATCTGCGTTTAACCACTTtctttaaatccttggttcaagttacctgaaacaccctgcatatactGTAACAAACACTGCACTTCACACAGGAAAAATCGCTCGTACGCTATATGCTATTAATATACTCTCACAATCCACACCTAAACGGAGGATTAACTTATAATGCATCATACAGGTACAAGGAGTACCAGCTATCATTTTTCAAAAAAATGCGAAGCCTTCTAGAATTAATTCTATGTTGTTTGCATATTCCTAACGAAGCatcaaatatttatttttgttgcgatagcagctgcatggacactccaggccaaTTTTTGCTGTCGGCATCGCCGtcaccatgaggttccgtatgaagtccacgggcgataaaaccgtcgccgcgcgccgcgcGTCGTActctgtacgtgcgagtgaacgcgcgcgaggggagccgacgatcgcggatAAATCTGATGCGCGCAAGCGAGGAATGctgagagcaaacgcgccgtcttccgtcgcgcgaaggACCGTGTAGGGatgggagagagggagggggggatgGCGTTCTAATCCGGCAGCAACTTCGTAATACTTAGCACCGTCGCGCGCgctatatcttgaaagcgatctgcagacggttCCTAGTttcgtgtgcgctttgttctcgtcgcctagtttgcgttgaagcgataaacagcacgaaggtcacttcgctcgctgctgctgccgcgtttcctcacgccagcgtttgacagcgagtgtccgcggtcatcgagtgtgtcATCATCACAATTCtcgttcatgagctggtctacttgaagaggcggacattacttgcataaaaAATTGATAAACTGAAACGTATACTCGACTAATTCACAGAACTTACTAATTAAGTTCTTAACTAATTACTTTTTGGctcatactgcaatttacaaattctagccgtggagttcgcaagacTGATCCATTTTGAACCAATTCTCAGGGtggcatcagtttcgagatattaattcccgaaatttgcggagaaatgcattggcgttccagataattttgtgcttaaatgcataaacgacgttttgttaagaaagtaactggaacgccaatgcgtaTCTCCGCAAATTTCGGGAAAAATATCTAGAAACGACGGAGGTGTTCTGTaaaagtccacctagtggaaatgaccatttcgtctgctgctcaaGTGCTGATAGGCTGTGGCGCCTCGCTTCTGCGGAGGCTCATCCCACAACATCCAATCAGAATTTCAATAGCAGATGGAATGAACGTGTCcaataggtggactcttacagaatacctcccctgctgtcatcctgagaattcgttccaaatggaccCGCCTTGCGAGTTCCACGGCTACAGTCTGATACAGCTTaactctgcagtgaagccccgcccacgccctgaTAACCGCCAGCCACCGTTCCTTCGCGAGCCTGCAAATAGTTCTTACTTCAATGTTTCTCTGCAACCTAAATAAGACGGTAACAAAATGAAATTATTAACGCGTAATTTTATATGTTTTCCtacgcctattatagtggaatgatgaaagcctaattctttattgaactgaaaaaaaaacgcttgcttcgctacaactatatattgtcaagtttcacttcagttggcagtgaagtttcatgattAAAATGGGCTCAGCAATGAAAcgaactgtaccgcggacttttgaagagtgaaatgctcagactctaacactttgtccatgtctgttgtacacctcattgcttccgccgatggaAAGACTCATCAAGAACTGCAGACGCTCCAgaagtatcaagtacgacgccattttgaaaagttcgcatgacgacgattttgtttgctcgCAGGCAGAGTAACACAGTAAAACAAACCCGCGCGGTCCGCGTGCCTTGGTTACCAACTGCTGTTTTTCAAGTTACATCTTActatagaatttgtaaattgcaatatgagccataaggtaattagttaaccagttaattagtgatttttttaaatTAGTCGATtaggcatttcaatttttgtgcaagtagtgtcctcCGCTTCGAGTAGgccacctcatgaactagaattgtgctattcgCCACAGGCAACCATTAAGaatatttgaaagtgttcgctgaaacaccctgtctatatacagggtgccccaactatcatgcaccaatattttaaaatatgcgaatgccacgtacctggacagaaccaatgtaataatatttgccatcacttggagatactcagattataatTATTTGCATTACACCTAACTGCACATTTAGCCCTAATTGATTAATCAacgtctcaaatattataattagattaatagtgtaaatgagaaaattgtagagcaccataaaaaactcccgatacagctttctgttgctcaagacatgcaaaattgccgcgcgccTGGCCGCTCGtggcactttgtgtgtattcgcgggcttctttcacgcccccccccaaaaaaaaaacaaaagaacttaTGTAGAACGTATTGATCAACGGAAAGCTGTAACGGGCGTTtttaatgttgctctacaatattataatcgacacttttcatctaattataatattcgcgaagttaattaattaagactaattatgtgatAAGGGGGAAtgcgaaaaagagaaaagaatcaCGTGATAGTCGGCGTGACAACCGCTCACCGTGCCgtagaggaggaagaaaagttgATCCATCGATGTTTCCGCGAAACCAGGAAGTATAAACAGTCCTGGCTTGTAACCAAAGTCCAGCATGGTTTCCTTGAAGGCCTGCGTTAAAACGACAGTCGGCATGCACTTGAGGAATTTCATACGTTGAATTTATGGGCGTCAAGGAGTTTCACGGAGGCCATTTAGGATGTTGAAAACAAAAGATGCTCAGACTTCATTTAAGACCTTTGCTAATGACTTGCCAGATGCCGTGTTCTAAAACAGTCTGTGTATGTCACTCAAACAGCAAACGCAGTTCGTTTGATGGGAAGTTACCTGCCGATTAAGCGCCTGCTAGGCGTTGCTtgccaggcttggagtggcgcctgacgcCGCCAAAaacgccgagagcaagtggggctatactaatccaggtacaaccaaattaagaagacccactaagcttcaataGAAAACATTCCcgcaccagaacaggaattggcctccctggtgcagtattctaCCACTTCCTCCCAAATCACTCATTCGATCAACTAATGGCtcttagtccccagcagctgcggagcacctgaccaaggccgCGGTCAGGCCTGAGACACAGCAGAGGGCcagtgctaagaatctctggacccggacaggccgccaatggaaactgaccgttgcaacgtttaacacccgaactttCTCGAGTGAAGAtatagcctagcaggactctttgaggaactatcaggcattgtttaatatcattggccttagtgaggttagaagaactggtgaggtttATACAGTGCTCAAAAATGGCCAGGTCCTCTGCTAAGAGGACTACAAGATAAGAAGCATTTCAGagcaggattcctaatccataaggacatatcgggcaacattaacgaattccacagcattaatgagagggtagcagtagtcgtaataaagcggaATAGGAGGTATAGACTTAAGGTAGCACAAACCTACGCTCCTACCTCCAGTTACGACGATGAAGAAATACAAGTTTTATCAAGATGTTGAATaagcgatgcgaaaagtgcaaacagTGTACTGTAGTCATGgacgacttcagtgcaaaagtggagggaaagcaggctggtgaacaagcaattggcaactacggcgtggattctacgaacactcgaggagagatgttggtaggattcgcagaaaggaataagctgcgagtaATGAacgccttcttcaggaagcgttgaaACAAAAAGTACATCTGGAAAAGCCCTattggtgaaacaagaaatgaaattgattttgtactttctgccgatcccagcatagtgcaggatatagaagtgttaggtagggtaaagcgcAGTGATCATAGGTCAAGGAATCGGTCAAGGAGAATCAGGCCAATCTAGACAGGGtttgggtaaaagcagaccaatatGCAAACAAATGCAGCCtgagaacagagagatgaagatgacatagaggcaatgaatgaaaccgtaactaggctgggctcagaagcagcaattggagaggcaggtaaggcaccaaggcaactagtAAGTAAGttatcccaagtaacaaaggacctaataaaaaaacgacaaGGAATGATAGTGTACAACTAAAGAGATCATAtcgaattcgcggaactgtcaaaactgatcaacgaggagaaaataagggatattccaagatataacgtgagaaagaccgaGGAAGCAGTAAATATATGGACCCagcgtgaaatcagtgagaaggaaattttgcataggagaaaccaagatgtattcactgaaagataaacagggtaatatcatcaacaatctcgaagatacagtaaaagcagcggaataattctatactgacctgtactgtacccagaggactcaggatacctctattcgaagtagtaatgaacaggttacagaggctccgtctataactagtgatgaagttagaagggccttcaAGACATGAAACGGGTAAAAGCGGCAGGATAATCTGGAATAACAg is a genomic window containing:
- the LOC142566331 gene encoding neprilysin-like, which translates into the protein MDQLFFLLYGTSQCEVTSQEAALADEIISASHPRRYRVNHALQNSRVFSRAFMCANNTEMNPKKKCKVW